Proteins from a single region of Calonectris borealis chromosome 14, bCalBor7.hap1.2, whole genome shotgun sequence:
- the KCNJ11 gene encoding ATP-sensitive inward rectifier potassium channel 11 — translation MLSRKGIIPEEYVLTRLAEDVPDHARYRARERRARFVGKNGACNVAHKNIREQGRFLQDVFTTLVDLKWPHTLLIFTMSFLCSWLLFGMVWWLIAFAHGDLDHSTRLQRDPGEGVAGAPAGFVPCVTSIHSFTSAFLFSIEVQVTIGFGGRMVTEECPAAILVLIVQNIVGLVINAIMLGCIFMKTSQAHRRAETLIFSKHAVIALREGKLCFMLRVGDLRKSMIISATIRMQVVKKTASLEGEVVPLNQIDIQMENPVGGNSIFLVSPLIIYHVIDKNSPLYDISPLNLHHHEDLEIIVILEGVVETTGITTQARTSYLADEILWGQRFVPIVAEEDGRYSVDYSKFGNTVKVPTPSCTARQLEEDKSIMDTMPLSPRGTIRKRSVKLKPKFTISDEPS, via the coding sequence aTGCTGTCGAGGAAGGGGATCATCCCCGAGGAGTACGTGCTGACCCGGCTGGCGGAGGATGTGCCGGATCATGCCCGGTACCGCgcccgggagcggcgggcgcgTTTCGTGGGCAAGAACGGTGCCTGCAACGTGGCCCATAAAAACATCCGGGAGCAGGGACGCTTCCTCCAGGATGTCTTCACCACCCTGGTGGACCTCAAGTGGCCCCACACGCTGCTCATCTTCACCATGTCCTTCCTCTGCAGCTGGCTGCTCTTCGGCATGGTCTGGTGGCTCATCGCCTTCGCTCACGGAGACCTGGACCACAGCACCCGGCTGCAGCGCGACCCCGGCGAGGGGGTGGCGGGGGCCCCGGCCGGCTTTGTGCCCTGCGTGACCAGCATCCACTCCTTCAcctctgccttcctcttctccatCGAGGTGCAGGTGACAATTGGCTTTGGGGGACGCATGGTGACGGAGGAGTGCCCGGCCGCCATCCTGGTGCTGATCGTGCAGAACATTGTGGGGCTGGTGATTAATGCCATCATGCTGGGCTGCATCTTCATGAAGACCTCACAGGCCCACCGCCGGGCCGAGACCCTCATCTTCAGCAAGCACGCGGTCATCGCGCTGCGGGAGGGCAAGCTCTGCTTCATGTTGCGGGTGGGTGACCTCCGGAAGAGCATGATCATCAGCGCCACCATCCGCATGCAGGTGGTGAAGAAGACTGCCAGCCTGGAGGGGGAGGTGGTGCCCCTCAACCAGATTGACATCCAGATGGAGAACCCCGTGGGGGGCAACAGCATCTTCCTCGTCTCCCCACTCATTATCTATCACGTGATAGACAAGAACAGCCCCCTCTACGACATCTCCCCCCTGAACCTTCACCACCATGAGGATCTGGAGATCATCGTCATCTTGGAAGGAGTGGTGGAGACCACCGGCATCACCACTCAAGCCAGAACCTCCTACCTGGCAGATGAAATCCTCTGGGGCCAAAGGTTCGTGCCCATCGTGGCAGAGGAAGATGGGAGATATTCTGTGGATTACTCTAAATTTGGCAACACGGTGAAAGTGCCCACCCCTTCATGCACTGCtaggcagctggaggaggacaAGAGCATTATGGACACCATGCCATTGTCCCCTAGAGGCACAATAAGGAAGAGGTCTGTCAAGCTAAAGCCCAAGTTCACCATAAGTGATGAGCCTTCCTGA